Proteins encoded in a region of the Mesoflavibacter profundi genome:
- a CDS encoding DUF3078 domain-containing protein, with translation MRFFLTILTFLTAQILFAQTDSIVKNLDTLKWKQVNRVGMDINEVTFVNWSAGGANSISALLAINSSLRYKKNNLIWFNAIKTRYGVNKQESQKLRKTEDELELISTIGYRRDTLTNWYFSGRFNFKTQYSNGYNYPNRDNPISRFMSPGYVFLGGGAEYGKNIEKLSFYLSPLTFKGTFVLDQSLADKGAFGVTPAVYDTDGNKLVDGETVRTEMGILITNAYEAQVMDNIYLRNQLSLYTDYLNSFGNIDVDWEVVFDFKVNDFVKATLGSHIKYDNDVKIIEETDTEDEFVEKGASVQWKQLLGIGVVVDF, from the coding sequence ATGAGATTTTTCCTGACTATCCTTACATTTTTAACCGCTCAAATTTTATTCGCTCAAACAGATTCTATTGTTAAAAACCTTGATACATTAAAGTGGAAACAGGTTAATAGAGTTGGTATGGATATTAATGAAGTAACCTTTGTTAATTGGAGTGCTGGTGGAGCAAATTCTATTTCAGCTTTATTAGCTATAAATTCAAGTTTAAGATATAAAAAAAACAATTTAATTTGGTTTAATGCTATAAAAACAAGATATGGTGTTAATAAACAAGAAAGCCAAAAATTAAGAAAAACAGAAGACGAATTAGAGTTAATTTCAACTATTGGTTATAGAAGAGATACGTTAACTAATTGGTATTTTTCTGGACGTTTTAATTTTAAAACTCAATATTCTAACGGGTATAATTATCCAAATAGAGATAATCCAATTTCTAGATTTATGTCACCAGGTTATGTGTTTTTAGGTGGCGGAGCAGAGTATGGTAAAAACATAGAAAAACTGTCTTTTTATTTATCGCCATTAACATTTAAAGGAACTTTTGTTTTAGATCAATCCTTAGCAGATAAAGGTGCGTTTGGTGTGACTCCAGCAGTTTATGATACTGATGGTAATAAATTGGTAGATGGAGAAACTGTTAGGACAGAAATGGGAATTTTAATTACTAATGCTTACGAGGCACAAGTAATGGATAATATTTATTTAAGAAACCAATTAAGTCTTTATACAGATTATCTAAACAGTTTTGGTAATATAGATGTAGATTGGGAAGTTGTATTTGATTTTAAAGTAAACGATTTTGTAAAAGCAACATTAGGCTCTCATATAAAGTATGATAATGATGTTAAGATTATTGAAGAAACAGATACCGAAGACGAATTTGTAGAAAAAGGTGCATCTGTACAATGGAAACAGCTTTTAGGTATTGGAGTTGTTGTAGATTTTTAA
- a CDS encoding AIR synthase related protein, which yields MSSEISKRYSQRGVSASKEDVHNAIKNIDKGLFPKAFCKIVPDYLTNDSDYCLIMHADGAGTKSSLAYMYWKETGDLSVWKGIAQDALIMNIDDLLCVGATDNIMLSSTIGRNKNLIPGEVISAIINGTEELIEDLKTFGVTIHSTGGETADVGDLVRTIIVDSTVTARMKRKDVIDNANIQSGDVIVGLESFGQASYEKFYNGGMGSNGLTSARHDVFNKYLAKKYPESFDASVPEDLVYSGQVKLTDEVEDSPIDAGKLVLSPTRTYAPIIKEILSKYTSEDIHGMIHCSGGAQTKILHFIDNLHVIKDNMFSIPPLFKLIQEQSKTDWKEMYQVFNCGHRMELYVKPEVAEDIIKISKSFNVEAQVIGRVEAASKKQLTIESEYGTFTY from the coding sequence ATGAGTTCCGAAATTTCTAAAAGATATAGCCAAAGAGGCGTTTCTGCATCTAAAGAAGATGTGCACAACGCAATAAAAAATATAGATAAAGGATTGTTTCCTAAAGCCTTTTGTAAAATTGTACCTGATTATCTAACTAACGATTCTGATTATTGTTTAATCATGCATGCAGATGGCGCTGGAACAAAATCGTCTTTAGCTTACATGTATTGGAAAGAAACAGGTGATTTATCTGTTTGGAAAGGTATTGCTCAAGATGCATTAATAATGAATATTGACGACTTACTTTGTGTTGGAGCAACCGATAATATCATGTTGTCGTCTACCATTGGAAGAAATAAAAATTTGATTCCTGGAGAAGTTATTTCTGCAATAATTAATGGAACAGAAGAGTTAATCGAAGATTTAAAAACATTTGGAGTTACTATACATTCTACAGGAGGAGAAACTGCAGATGTTGGTGATTTAGTAAGAACAATAATTGTAGACTCTACTGTAACTGCTAGAATGAAGCGAAAAGACGTTATAGACAATGCAAATATACAATCTGGTGATGTAATTGTTGGATTAGAAAGTTTTGGTCAAGCATCTTACGAGAAGTTTTATAACGGTGGTATGGGAAGTAACGGACTTACATCTGCCAGACATGATGTGTTTAATAAGTATTTAGCAAAAAAATATCCTGAAAGTTTTGATGCGTCTGTACCAGAAGATTTAGTGTATTCTGGACAAGTAAAATTAACAGATGAGGTAGAAGATTCGCCAATAGATGCTGGTAAATTAGTGTTATCTCCAACACGTACTTATGCACCAATTATTAAAGAGATTCTTTCTAAATATACAAGTGAAGATATACACGGAATGATTCATTGTAGTGGCGGAGCGCAAACAAAAATTCTTCATTTTATAGATAATTTACATGTGATTAAAGATAACATGTTTTCTATTCCACCATTATTTAAATTAATACAAGAACAGTCAAAAACAGACTGGAAAGAGATGTATCAAGTATTTAACTGTGGTCATAGAATGGAATTGTATGTAAAACCAGAAGTGGCAGAAGATATTATAAAAATTTCTAAATCCTTTAATGTTGAAGCTCAAGTGATTGGTCGTGTAGAAGCAGCTTCAAAAAAACAACTTACAATAGAAAGTGAATACGGTACGTTTACTTACTAA
- a CDS encoding carboxypeptidase regulatory-like domain-containing protein yields the protein MKKTINILSLLCVIIFVSGCSEDKIELTGRGILVGKVVSQGDNTPLENARVSTSPNTSIVFTDENGNYQISDIEVGTYSVQAQKEGYLTKFESATINDDATTNIVFELDVETANNDAPNAPTLVTPSNNTIDTDLIVELTWEGSDPEEDQLTYSVQLLNDQNSDVLQYSDLTDTTLTVSGLMYNTKYFWQVTATDGINNPVASTVFNFTTLEFPEHRVFFTRKINGNNVIFSSDESGNTLQLTSANTNSWRPRRASSVDKLAFLSNNGGQTHLFTMDLDGSNISQVTNAVAVNGFNLEEIDFEWKDNDTKLLFPNFDKLYEIEVSGTGLTQLYQTINGHFITEVDWNPASNKIALKTNDNSGYQVEIFTINLSGVVQDIVLQGVNGAAGGLDFSYDGTKLVYTYDLSANQNVDYRQFNSNMFIYDLTTTTATNISLTKPAGTNDLDPQFSPNEAQLIFVNTSNDGVSQRNIMTIDISDLSIRELFLEDGKMPDWK from the coding sequence ATGAAAAAGACAATAAATATATTATCGCTTTTATGTGTAATTATCTTTGTTTCAGGTTGTAGTGAAGATAAAATTGAATTAACAGGACGAGGTATATTAGTAGGTAAAGTAGTTTCTCAAGGCGATAATACACCTTTAGAAAACGCAAGAGTATCAACAAGTCCTAATACAAGTATTGTATTTACAGATGAAAACGGAAACTACCAAATATCAGATATAGAAGTTGGAACTTACTCTGTTCAAGCTCAAAAAGAAGGTTATTTAACCAAGTTTGAGTCTGCAACTATCAACGATGATGCAACAACCAATATAGTTTTCGAGTTGGATGTGGAAACAGCAAATAACGATGCGCCAAATGCACCAACATTAGTAACACCATCTAACAACACGATAGATACAGATTTAATAGTAGAATTAACATGGGAAGGATCAGATCCTGAAGAAGATCAATTAACTTATAGTGTACAACTTTTAAATGATCAAAACAGTGATGTTTTACAGTATTCTGATCTTACAGATACTACCTTAACAGTGTCAGGATTAATGTATAACACAAAATATTTTTGGCAAGTCACAGCAACAGATGGTATAAATAATCCTGTAGCAAGTACAGTTTTTAATTTTACAACCTTAGAGTTTCCAGAACATCGTGTGTTTTTTACAAGAAAAATTAATGGAAATAATGTAATATTTTCTTCAGATGAAAGTGGTAATACACTTCAATTAACTTCGGCAAATACCAATTCTTGGAGACCAAGAAGAGCAAGCTCTGTAGATAAATTAGCTTTTTTAAGTAATAATGGCGGACAAACCCATTTATTTACAATGGATTTAGATGGATCTAATATATCACAAGTTACCAATGCGGTAGCTGTAAATGGATTTAATTTAGAAGAAATTGACTTCGAATGGAAAGACAACGACACCAAACTACTGTTTCCAAATTTTGACAAATTATACGAAATAGAAGTGTCTGGAACAGGATTAACACAATTATATCAAACTATTAATGGGCATTTTATTACAGAAGTAGATTGGAATCCTGCCTCAAATAAAATAGCATTAAAAACAAATGATAATTCAGGTTATCAAGTAGAAATTTTTACAATAAATCTTTCTGGAGTAGTACAAGATATTGTGCTGCAAGGTGTTAATGGTGCGGCAGGAGGATTGGATTTTTCTTATGATGGTACTAAGCTAGTATACACATACGATTTGTCTGCAAATCAAAATGTAGATTATAGGCAATTTAATTCTAATATGTTTATATACGATTTAACAACAACAACAGCAACCAATATATCTTTAACAAAACCAGCAGGAACAAACGATTTAGATCCGCAATTTTCGCCAAACGAGGCACAATTAATATTTGTAAACACGTCTAACGATGGTGTTTCGCAAAGAAATATTATGACAATAGATATTTCAGATTTAAGTATAAGAGAATTGTTTTTAGAAGATGGAAAAATGCCTGACTGGAAGTAA